A genomic region of Dickeya solani IPO 2222 contains the following coding sequences:
- a CDS encoding DUF3916 domain-containing protein — translation MSMRRLALSNKKLRGIPRRLRALKKWSESYISQFPSISDDDFSYGYWNVKIPVHTALVQGKQTNYETQALCAQSLIDAAYNIYKAKPDSKKNIRVTCCIVLPDMFSSELCLFTDEEYFNVHTQPGNNHFGQISLLNERSLIDEWNLHLPNGFSELGVLRKSENDEGEFYHSEHWYIGEVNRS, via the coding sequence ATGTCAATGCGTAGGCTAGCGTTAAGCAATAAAAAATTACGGGGAATTCCTCGCAGATTAAGAGCGCTAAAAAAGTGGTCGGAATCGTATATATCTCAATTCCCTAGCATCTCTGATGATGATTTCTCTTATGGTTACTGGAATGTAAAAATCCCTGTACATACGGCCTTGGTTCAAGGAAAGCAAACTAATTATGAAACTCAAGCCCTTTGCGCACAATCATTGATAGATGCAGCTTATAATATTTACAAGGCTAAACCAGATAGTAAGAAAAATATAAGGGTTACTTGTTGCATTGTATTGCCTGACATGTTTTCTAGCGAACTATGCTTATTTACGGATGAAGAATATTTTAATGTTCACACTCAGCCAGGGAATAATCATTTTGGTCAGATAAGTCTATTAAATGAGCGTAGCCTGATTGATGAATGGAATTTACATTTACCAAATGGTTTTTCAGAGTTAGGAGTGCTCAGAAAAAGTGAGAATGACGAGGGTGAATTCTACCATTCTGAACACTGGTATATTGGTGAAGTAAATCGAAGCTGA
- a CDS encoding type III effector HrpK domain-containing protein, which produces MSRIDNRIGLWPDAGPAAQPLTTPDHRPPYLPATKGQAVEFGGPPPSLAALPAAPVATADRARVAPPAATLAAEQATAMLDRSSYSDGRALEKWMPLLGSLPAQEREAAAKALNRPIAAANMLKAGGAEADVAMIYLRANPALMTALDTGKDGGKADGYISRRDIGAFIKNMTRSAQSAQRSLDDYQQAHPQADGRSLRLVETSALLLANEPLLRAADPNRSAANAAPQSVSSLSRQTDLAALANGNPLLSPELQNAARLWSHPGLFGLLEHADVKGEKLARVPHDGQLSAGDIRSWIADQAPADDGQATALFHDAAALGLAGRTDISRLNDDVFTHPDRYSGAQKAATLVKLQQTLEQVVAGRQYRKTDETERALNERIGQLQQDADVVRHFEQAVPADALRLQMSDPRLALLARRGDGSLLAAPTTGLGGANTVGQTVADRRAPGGAQLAGRMERHLMDAAKASLHVTDLSKTAGSKTAIGLAGRVGAAVAGKVVGAVAGEAAGAAAASAVGAAAGPVGWAVSGALSIGMGIAELVNFFKAKSKLKHRRADFANTVNPTLTQFNIPKPR; this is translated from the coding sequence ATGAGTCGTATTGATAACCGCATCGGCCTTTGGCCCGACGCCGGACCGGCGGCGCAGCCGTTGACCACACCTGACCATCGCCCGCCGTATTTGCCGGCAACCAAAGGGCAAGCGGTGGAGTTTGGCGGCCCTCCGCCGTCATTGGCGGCATTGCCTGCCGCGCCTGTCGCGACGGCGGATCGAGCCCGTGTCGCACCGCCCGCGGCAACGCTGGCTGCGGAGCAGGCGACAGCCATGCTGGATCGGTCGAGTTACAGCGACGGGCGGGCGCTGGAGAAATGGATGCCGCTGCTGGGGTCATTACCGGCGCAGGAGCGGGAGGCGGCGGCTAAAGCGCTTAACCGGCCGATTGCCGCCGCCAATATGCTGAAAGCGGGCGGCGCGGAGGCAGACGTGGCGATGATCTACCTGCGGGCGAATCCGGCGCTGATGACGGCGCTGGATACGGGTAAAGACGGCGGTAAAGCCGATGGATACATTTCCCGGCGGGATATCGGCGCATTCATAAAAAACATGACGCGTAGCGCCCAGAGCGCGCAACGCAGCCTTGATGATTATCAGCAGGCGCATCCGCAGGCGGACGGACGTTCGTTAAGGCTGGTGGAAACCTCGGCGCTGTTGCTGGCTAATGAGCCGTTGCTGCGTGCGGCCGACCCAAACCGCTCGGCGGCAAACGCCGCTCCGCAGAGCGTTTCGTCACTCTCCCGACAGACCGATTTGGCCGCGTTGGCTAACGGCAATCCGCTGCTGTCGCCGGAATTGCAAAATGCGGCCCGGCTCTGGTCGCATCCGGGGCTGTTTGGCCTGCTGGAACATGCGGATGTGAAGGGGGAAAAGCTGGCGCGGGTGCCTCATGACGGCCAACTGTCGGCGGGCGATATCAGAAGCTGGATAGCGGATCAGGCGCCAGCGGATGATGGGCAGGCGACAGCGCTATTTCACGATGCCGCCGCGCTGGGGCTGGCGGGCAGAACCGATATCAGCCGTTTGAATGATGACGTGTTTACCCATCCCGATCGTTACAGCGGCGCGCAGAAAGCGGCCACGCTGGTCAAACTGCAACAGACGCTGGAACAGGTGGTAGCCGGTCGACAGTATCGCAAGACCGACGAAACCGAACGGGCGTTGAATGAACGAATCGGTCAGTTACAGCAGGACGCCGATGTGGTGCGGCACTTTGAACAGGCGGTGCCTGCCGACGCGTTACGGCTACAGATGTCGGACCCGCGGCTGGCGCTGTTAGCGCGCCGAGGGGATGGCAGCCTGTTGGCTGCGCCAACGACCGGGCTTGGCGGGGCGAATACCGTCGGCCAAACCGTGGCGGATCGCCGTGCGCCAGGCGGTGCGCAACTGGCCGGGCGGATGGAACGCCACCTGATGGATGCCGCCAAAGCGTCGTTGCATGTCACCGATCTGAGCAAGACGGCCGGCAGCAAAACCGCGATCGGCCTGGCGGGGCGAGTGGGTGCCGCGGTAGCCGGCAAGGTGGTTGGTGCAGTGGCGGGCGAAGCCGCCGGCGCGGCGGCAGCCTCAGCGGTGGGCGCAGCGGCCGGGCCGGTGGGCTGGGCGGTCAGCGGCGCGCTCAGCATTGGAATGGGGATAGCCGAACTGGTCAATTTCTTCAAGGCGAAGAGCAAGCTCAAACACCGCCGGGCGGACTTTGCCAATACCGTCAACCCGACGCTGACGCAGTTCAATATCCCCAAGCCGCGTTGA
- a CDS encoding ABC transporter substrate-binding protein, whose translation MQYTGKYLKKTALVLTMMTGLSAGQSQAAVAPDTRSLDEIYQSALKEGGTVTVYAGGDVQSQQTGFKQAFENRFPGIKLNVIVDYSKYHDARIDNQLATDTLIPDVAQLQTVQDFPRWKKQGVLLNYKPVGWDKVYPEFRDADGAWIGAYVIAFSNLVNTQLLDEKSWPREANDYLRPDLKGNLILAYPNDDDAVLFWYKQVVDKYGWEFVEKLQEQDPVYVRGTNVPGAQIATGKYSATFTSSGALVPAAGSVTRFVLPKTDPFVSWAQRAAIFKQAKHPESAKLYLSWLLDPQTQTQVSRMWSVRTDVAPPAGYKRIWEYSNTRPQAFADFMSDRGAVERFRAQMSLYVGEAKGDPTPGWLGLHPEVPLAN comes from the coding sequence ATGCAATACACTGGGAAGTACCTGAAGAAAACCGCGCTAGTGCTGACCATGATGACCGGTCTCAGCGCCGGGCAAAGTCAGGCGGCTGTCGCGCCGGACACCCGTTCGCTGGATGAAATCTATCAGAGCGCATTGAAGGAAGGCGGTACGGTTACCGTTTATGCCGGCGGCGATGTACAGTCACAGCAAACAGGCTTCAAGCAAGCGTTTGAGAACCGGTTTCCCGGCATCAAACTGAATGTGATCGTCGATTACAGCAAATACCACGACGCGCGTATCGACAACCAACTGGCGACCGACACCCTGATTCCGGATGTGGCACAGTTGCAAACGGTGCAGGATTTCCCGCGCTGGAAAAAACAGGGCGTGCTGCTGAACTACAAACCGGTGGGCTGGGACAAAGTCTACCCGGAGTTTCGTGATGCGGACGGCGCATGGATCGGCGCGTATGTCATCGCCTTCAGCAACCTGGTCAACACCCAACTGCTGGATGAAAAATCCTGGCCGCGAGAGGCAAACGACTATCTGCGCCCCGATCTGAAAGGCAACCTGATTCTGGCCTACCCTAACGACGACGACGCGGTGCTGTTCTGGTACAAGCAGGTAGTGGATAAATACGGCTGGGAATTTGTTGAAAAACTGCAGGAGCAGGACCCGGTCTACGTGCGCGGCACCAACGTACCCGGCGCTCAGATCGCCACTGGCAAATACAGCGCCACCTTCACCAGCTCCGGCGCGCTGGTCCCGGCGGCAGGTTCCGTGACTCGCTTTGTGCTGCCGAAGACCGACCCATTTGTCTCCTGGGCGCAACGCGCCGCCATCTTCAAACAGGCTAAACACCCGGAAAGCGCCAAACTGTACCTGAGCTGGCTGCTGGATCCGCAAACGCAAACCCAAGTCTCACGCATGTGGTCGGTACGCACCGATGTGGCGCCACCCGCGGGTTACAAGCGCATCTGGGAATACAGCAACACCCGTCCGCAGGCGTTTGCTGACTTCATGTCCGACCGCGGCGCGGTCGAGCGCTTCCGCGCACAGATGAGCCTGTACGTAGGCGAAGCCAAAGGCGACCCGACCCCAGGCTGGCTCGGCCTGCACCCAGAGGTGCCGCTGGCGAACTAA
- a CDS encoding AvrE-family type 3 secretion system effector, whose product MLGNINHIQRQQSVTDTQPAAAKATHALTQGSASVSGQSSSSSLQREGMQARMTPVSQQPSLPKNEGAQIGRSPNLKDMQSAIDRALSPAPAKDQVSLDKKGQLTLGDGVPDHLKTLLSQTIGKNSLPFVAHQAAEDGSQHVLMDKSGRLFSLQQSGDSLVALHTSTPTQAAKAGEALSGKNQASYTLGMDDTHVRASVVNRNGVNTINLPQPGQAAQAQLTGVHTDPAHGNEKLQIHDKALYSLNADQVWEKKSDTPHSQLAGQADGKLYAVKDDKTLSNLSAGHDSAPFADKIKSFSANAQGNVAVLTEKDNSTAQIHLLPKADAPAADHKTLDLKLDGQVALARGSEQVNAKAVGLEGNRLFVADDEGKVFAGKLPQDGGNAVKLEPYHSPALEAAFGDNHKVQGFVAGEHGTMHALVNDAAGQKHLAPLADGSKPGETEGFKPGWNLSDALVVDNKAGLNAVRPQPHDVMDLGRLGTMALHEGKVHYLDSTTQSWTKTDVGASQLKRGLDNQAYVLDDGQVKKLSINQKADSVTHGDNNVFAVTQGRNSPSAGDPLPGLEKNSGTTALAVVDGNKFVTANDQGELQLHLNKPGLQRAAVPPQPLPTAGLSGEVKDLALDKDQNLFALNKDGQLFKLDKQALQGNAEARANAQWQPVSTPDDVKPEHLSTTKNHEPAISEDGHQQHQLTQSGWKTAVPDTQPNHPQPRAAETTYDRLADATKAVHIPLTNLTGKVEAQVLGRSGMESHKLNSNFGDFLGAYVKETAKEMVRKPIDAAQHQIKGREGLSSVYDTQATMFKKLEQAVSSHTWSPKRDDLQSRMEKLDLGEAGKPLMAELKSFQNDLEMSAAKSATLLGKHQGVLKNSGEVNDNFKPSAFKSAVQSINDKRSGKDLSVALSTVMNAAPLSKDSKAGELLNTFVDKKLDMSYQSDKVATGPRRDLGDAMALTKSRLALDVMTASDLHGIVDKLESLSGKQPTAADLKPIQAALGELRDQQYGGNDVKKVTDMGFTRFGALEADYDAVKTFTQAFGNDKSAVNLTARTTLEAGDKAALANKLKDNILSLDNGESLAVNRNYNAGASTAYVPKQAKVLISATTFPIIPSGGLTGDRTYSLTFSRGDNGIDVNFGRNGGLNAKVGVATGQSPNDTKKNFDFDDKKHTLGLDVRFGGSVNAGIGTVQQNGLKFTLSEKELPGFIDKLIDGNVNPLDLVTRGNDHRVKEGFLIKFDLDAALTADARAEVNLADKPSAEQKGKVPTSAGRLSVGLGAGANLMSASHEHSTVRGEFTEQNATTNNRVRFMNQVNVGANATAFAGITNPTPSGSWTAPLSSNASVTMTVDTKTNHSISMQLKAAQPLENRDMDSLLSSLEKKFTDPETQQVLKGVKDLTDTGEKLAILNKHFEAKTPADDGQYGAIKDLHTKTRQHETAEKQGVTLDSASYSTTYANLSKLDSNGIFHALRKLVSDNLPPTNAERIHGFMEENPALKAVVQTMQSLTNATAGVSLELKDEVKAKVEKGIQNNTLGKDDIAAIFRDSNNLRIKSVDFTQTVKNKEGLAFPLPIVSAGSSADVSMTKLLGKINFSYGQNQNSPSSFSLEGAIAKANPEVSQAVDHMHQQGITLAKQ is encoded by the coding sequence ATGTTGGGCAATATCAATCATATTCAGCGTCAGCAATCGGTGACGGACACACAGCCCGCCGCCGCGAAAGCAACTCATGCTCTGACGCAAGGCAGTGCGTCGGTGTCCGGGCAGTCTTCTTCTTCGTCGTTGCAGAGGGAAGGGATGCAGGCCAGGATGACGCCGGTCAGTCAGCAGCCGTCGTTGCCAAAAAATGAAGGTGCGCAGATTGGCCGCTCTCCCAATCTGAAGGACATGCAGTCGGCGATCGACCGTGCTCTGTCGCCCGCACCGGCGAAAGATCAGGTGTCGCTGGATAAAAAGGGCCAGCTTACGCTGGGCGATGGGGTGCCCGATCACCTGAAAACGCTGTTGTCACAGACGATAGGCAAAAACAGCCTGCCGTTTGTGGCGCATCAGGCCGCGGAAGACGGCAGCCAGCATGTACTCATGGACAAAAGCGGCCGCCTGTTCAGCCTGCAACAGTCCGGCGACAGTCTGGTGGCGCTGCACACCAGTACGCCGACGCAGGCCGCCAAAGCCGGCGAGGCGCTGTCGGGCAAGAATCAGGCCAGCTACACGTTGGGGATGGACGACACCCACGTACGCGCGTCGGTCGTCAATCGTAACGGCGTCAACACCATCAACCTGCCGCAGCCCGGTCAGGCCGCGCAGGCGCAGTTGACCGGGGTGCATACCGATCCGGCGCACGGCAATGAAAAACTGCAAATACATGACAAAGCGCTTTACAGCCTGAACGCCGACCAGGTGTGGGAGAAGAAAAGCGACACCCCGCACAGCCAGCTTGCCGGGCAGGCGGATGGCAAGCTGTATGCCGTCAAGGATGATAAGACGCTGAGCAACCTGTCGGCGGGGCACGATTCAGCGCCGTTTGCCGACAAAATCAAGTCGTTCTCAGCCAATGCGCAGGGCAATGTGGCGGTGCTGACCGAAAAAGACAACAGCACCGCGCAGATTCATCTGCTGCCGAAAGCGGATGCGCCCGCCGCGGATCACAAAACCCTCGACCTGAAACTGGACGGCCAGGTGGCGCTGGCGCGCGGCAGTGAGCAGGTGAACGCCAAAGCGGTCGGGCTGGAGGGCAACCGGCTGTTTGTCGCCGACGACGAAGGCAAGGTTTTCGCCGGCAAACTGCCGCAGGACGGCGGTAACGCCGTCAAGCTGGAACCGTACCACAGCCCGGCGCTGGAGGCGGCGTTTGGCGATAATCACAAGGTGCAGGGGTTTGTGGCGGGCGAGCACGGCACGATGCATGCGCTGGTCAACGACGCCGCCGGTCAGAAGCATCTGGCGCCGCTGGCCGACGGCAGCAAACCGGGGGAAACCGAAGGGTTCAAACCCGGCTGGAACCTGAGCGACGCGCTGGTGGTGGATAACAAGGCCGGGTTAAATGCGGTGCGGCCGCAGCCCCACGATGTCATGGACCTGGGGCGGCTCGGCACCATGGCGCTGCATGAAGGCAAAGTACACTACCTTGACAGCACCACCCAGAGCTGGACCAAAACCGACGTCGGCGCCAGTCAGTTGAAACGCGGGCTGGATAATCAGGCGTATGTGCTGGACGACGGGCAGGTGAAGAAGCTGTCCATCAACCAGAAGGCGGACAGCGTCACCCACGGCGATAATAACGTGTTTGCCGTGACGCAGGGGCGCAACTCGCCGTCGGCGGGCGACCCGCTGCCGGGGCTGGAGAAAAACAGCGGTACCACCGCGCTGGCGGTGGTGGATGGCAACAAGTTCGTCACCGCCAATGATCAGGGCGAGTTGCAATTGCACCTCAACAAGCCCGGCCTGCAGCGCGCGGCGGTGCCGCCTCAGCCACTGCCGACCGCCGGTTTGAGCGGTGAGGTGAAGGATCTGGCGCTCGACAAAGATCAAAATCTGTTTGCCCTGAATAAGGACGGCCAGTTGTTCAAACTGGATAAGCAGGCGTTACAGGGTAACGCCGAAGCGCGCGCCAATGCCCAGTGGCAACCTGTATCCACGCCTGACGATGTCAAACCCGAACACCTGTCCACCACCAAAAATCATGAGCCGGCGATCTCCGAAGACGGCCACCAGCAGCACCAACTGACCCAGAGCGGCTGGAAAACCGCGGTGCCGGATACGCAGCCCAACCACCCGCAGCCTCGTGCGGCTGAAACCACTTATGACCGTCTGGCTGACGCCACCAAGGCGGTGCACATTCCGTTGACGAATCTCACCGGTAAAGTGGAGGCGCAGGTGCTGGGGCGCTCCGGTATGGAAAGCCACAAGCTCAACAGTAACTTTGGCGACTTCCTCGGCGCCTATGTCAAAGAAACCGCCAAAGAGATGGTGAGAAAGCCGATTGACGCCGCACAGCACCAGATAAAAGGGCGCGAAGGGTTGTCATCGGTCTATGACACACAGGCGACGATGTTCAAAAAGCTGGAACAGGCGGTGTCATCCCATACCTGGAGCCCCAAACGCGACGACCTGCAAAGCCGGATGGAGAAACTTGACCTGGGCGAGGCGGGCAAGCCGCTGATGGCGGAGCTGAAATCATTCCAGAACGATCTGGAAATGAGCGCCGCCAAGTCCGCGACCCTGCTGGGTAAACATCAGGGCGTGCTGAAGAACAGCGGCGAGGTGAATGACAACTTCAAACCGTCAGCCTTCAAATCGGCGGTGCAATCCATCAATGATAAGCGGTCCGGCAAGGATTTGAGCGTGGCGTTGTCGACGGTGATGAACGCGGCGCCGCTGTCCAAAGACAGCAAAGCCGGGGAATTGCTGAACACCTTCGTGGATAAGAAGTTGGATATGAGTTACCAGAGCGACAAGGTGGCGACCGGGCCGCGCCGCGATCTGGGAGATGCGATGGCGCTGACCAAATCCCGTCTGGCGCTGGATGTAATGACCGCAAGCGACTTACACGGCATCGTCGACAAGCTGGAGTCGTTGTCTGGTAAACAGCCAACCGCGGCGGATCTGAAACCGATTCAGGCGGCGCTCGGCGAGCTGCGCGACCAACAGTACGGCGGCAACGACGTGAAAAAGGTCACCGATATGGGCTTTACCCGTTTCGGCGCACTGGAGGCTGATTACGATGCGGTGAAAACCTTTACCCAGGCGTTCGGCAATGACAAGAGCGCGGTGAACCTGACCGCCCGCACCACGCTGGAGGCGGGCGACAAGGCGGCGCTGGCCAATAAGCTGAAGGACAACATTCTGTCGCTGGATAACGGCGAAAGTCTGGCGGTGAACCGTAACTATAACGCCGGGGCCAGCACCGCCTATGTACCGAAACAAGCCAAGGTGCTGATTAGCGCCACCACCTTCCCTATTATTCCCAGCGGCGGGCTAACCGGCGATCGTACCTATAGTCTGACGTTTAGTCGCGGTGACAACGGTATCGACGTCAACTTTGGGCGTAACGGCGGGCTGAACGCCAAGGTGGGCGTGGCGACGGGGCAATCCCCGAATGATACCAAGAAGAATTTTGATTTTGACGATAAAAAACACACACTGGGGCTGGACGTGCGCTTCGGCGGCAGCGTCAACGCCGGGATCGGCACTGTGCAGCAGAACGGCCTGAAATTCACGCTGAGTGAAAAAGAGCTGCCCGGTTTCATCGACAAACTGATCGATGGCAATGTAAATCCGTTGGATCTGGTCACCAGGGGCAATGACCACCGGGTTAAAGAGGGCTTCTTGATTAAATTCGACCTGGATGCCGCGCTGACGGCCGACGCCCGCGCCGAAGTCAACCTGGCGGATAAACCCAGCGCCGAGCAAAAAGGCAAAGTGCCGACGTCGGCAGGACGGCTTTCCGTCGGTTTAGGGGCCGGAGCGAACCTGATGTCGGCCAGCCATGAGCACAGCACGGTACGCGGTGAGTTCACCGAGCAGAATGCCACCACCAATAACCGGGTGCGCTTCATGAACCAGGTCAACGTGGGTGCGAACGCCACGGCGTTCGCCGGTATCACCAATCCGACGCCGAGCGGCTCGTGGACCGCACCGCTAAGCAGTAACGCTTCCGTCACGATGACGGTGGATACCAAAACCAACCACAGCATCAGTATGCAGCTTAAAGCCGCGCAACCTCTTGAAAACCGCGATATGGATAGTTTGCTCTCGTCGCTGGAGAAAAAATTTACCGATCCGGAAACTCAGCAGGTGTTGAAGGGGGTGAAAGACCTGACGGATACCGGAGAAAAGCTGGCGATACTGAACAAGCATTTTGAGGCCAAAACCCCGGCTGATGATGGGCAATACGGTGCAATAAAGGACCTGCACACCAAAACCCGGCAGCATGAAACCGCGGAAAAACAGGGGGTAACGCTGGACAGCGCCAGCTACAGCACCACTTACGCCAACCTGTCGAAACTGGATAGCAACGGTATTTTCCATGCGTTGCGTAAGCTGGTCAGCGATAACCTGCCGCCTACCAACGCCGAGCGCATTCACGGCTTCATGGAGGAAAACCCGGCGCTGAAAGCGGTGGTGCAGACGATGCAGTCGCTGACCAACGCCACCGCCGGCGTCAGCCTGGAACTGAAAGACGAGGTGAAGGCGAAAGTCGAAAAAGGTATCCAGAACAATACGCTGGGCAAGGACGACATTGCGGCGATCTTTCGCGACAGCAACAACCTGCGCATCAAATCCGTCGATTTCACCCAAACGGTGAAAAACAAGGAAGGGCTGGCGTTCCCGCTGCCGATTGTCAGTGCCGGCAGTAGCGCTGACGTCAGCATGACCAAGCTGCTGGGCAAGATCAATTTCAGCTACGGTCAGAACCAGAACAGCCCGAGCAGCTTCAGTCTGGAAGGGGCGATCGCCAAAGCCAACCCGGAAGTCTCTCAGGCGGTCGATCACATGCACCAGCAGGGCATCACGCTGGCGAAACAGTAA
- a CDS encoding SymE family type I addiction module toxin, whose translation MSRRSPDLTVLSLRHDGNDKTFPVRLLTHFQSPTSLSLKGRWLEDLGFNTGQPVIVTVERGRLVIEAELRV comes from the coding sequence ATGTCGAGGCGTAGCCCTGACCTGACTGTTTTGTCATTACGGCATGACGGTAATGACAAAACATTTCCTGTCCGGTTACTGACTCACTTTCAGTCACCAACGTCGCTCTCGCTCAAGGGCCGCTGGCTGGAAGATCTCGGCTTTAACACCGGCCAGCCCGTTATCGTCACCGTCGAGCGCGGGCGGCTGGTGATTGAGGCGGAACTGAGGGTCTGA
- a CDS encoding pectate lyase, with protein MADISITLSIPSAGLQGGLGGVGGADRTNNNGLGSNGLSGNKSSQEGKLLEALAVILTSLLGNGGAQGNGSNPLERSNDAIGGNNSAGGADGAQGGGGLGNSQGLGGGQGQNGLGDLLTKLLDVLMPKNGAQGGQGLQGNGVNGGSGDNGGLSGAQGSGGAQGAGGAPGLEDLSKSLLQDSGESALSNGISPTQDGGGQIGDNPLLKILLALVAMLMENQKNQFGQPQDGAGGNSGGGAAPSVGGGAGGGAAPSVGGGAGGGAAPSVGGGAGGGAAPSVGGGAGGGAAPSVGGGAGGGAAPSVGGGAGGGAAPSVGGGAGGSAAPSVGGGSTPTVGGGNAASAAGDTNSTASTGSAGKAGPVSFPTADNANAIVVNEPIKVGPGEVFDGKGKTYVAGPALGDGGQKEGQKPLFEVADGGSVKNVIFGNNAADGIHLHGDAKIDNVHWTNVGEDALTVKSNTGKPANVSITNSSAQGASDKVFQLNADANFNVDNFKAKDFGTFVRTNGGQQGNWNLNLSNIDAQNGKFSFVKSDSEGLNVKVNNANLDNVNNHYKVPKSTNLQVS; from the coding sequence ATGGCTGATATCAGCATCACACTCAGTATCCCCAGCGCGGGTCTGCAAGGCGGGCTGGGCGGCGTTGGCGGCGCGGACCGCACCAACAATAACGGGCTAGGCAGTAACGGGCTTTCCGGCAATAAGTCGTCGCAGGAAGGTAAGTTACTGGAAGCACTGGCAGTCATTCTGACGTCGCTACTGGGTAACGGCGGCGCGCAAGGAAATGGCAGCAACCCATTGGAGCGCAGCAACGACGCGATCGGTGGCAACAATAGCGCTGGCGGCGCTGATGGCGCGCAAGGCGGTGGCGGTTTGGGCAACAGTCAGGGACTGGGCGGCGGACAAGGCCAGAACGGCCTGGGTGACCTGCTGACCAAATTGCTGGATGTGTTGATGCCGAAAAACGGCGCGCAGGGCGGTCAGGGGCTGCAAGGCAACGGGGTAAACGGTGGTTCAGGCGACAACGGCGGGCTTTCCGGCGCCCAGGGGTCCGGTGGCGCTCAGGGCGCCGGCGGCGCACCCGGTCTGGAAGATCTCAGCAAATCGTTGTTGCAGGATAGCGGCGAAAGCGCCCTCAGCAACGGCATCTCCCCCACCCAGGATGGCGGCGGCCAGATCGGCGATAATCCATTGCTGAAAATCCTGCTGGCGCTGGTCGCCATGCTGATGGAAAACCAGAAAAACCAGTTTGGTCAGCCGCAGGACGGTGCGGGCGGCAATAGCGGCGGCGGCGCTGCTCCATCCGTTGGCGGCGGCGCCGGTGGTGGTGCAGCGCCGTCAGTGGGCGGCGGTGCCGGTGGTGGCGCAGCGCCGTCAGTGGGCGGCGGCGCCGGTGGTGGTGCAGCGCCGTCAGTGGGCGGTGGTGCCGGTGGTGGCGCAGCGCCGTCAGTGGGCGGCGGTGCCGGTGGTGGCGCAGCGCCGTCAGTGGGCGGTGGCGCCGGTGGTGGCGCTGCGCCGTCAGTGGGCGGTGGCGCCGGTGGTAGCGCAGCGCCGTCAGTGGGCGGCGGCTCCACGCCAACCGTCGGCGGGGGTAATGCCGCCAGCGCGGCAGGCGATACCAACAGCACAGCATCCACCGGTAGCGCCGGTAAAGCAGGTCCGGTGTCTTTCCCCACCGCCGATAATGCCAACGCTATCGTAGTCAATGAACCGATCAAAGTTGGTCCGGGCGAAGTGTTTGACGGTAAAGGCAAAACCTACGTTGCCGGCCCGGCATTAGGTGATGGCGGCCAGAAAGAAGGCCAGAAACCGCTGTTTGAAGTGGCTGACGGCGGTTCCGTCAAAAACGTGATTTTCGGTAACAACGCCGCTGACGGCATCCACCTGCACGGCGACGCCAAAATAGACAACGTGCACTGGACCAACGTCGGTGAAGATGCGCTAACGGTGAAGAGCAACACCGGCAAACCGGCCAACGTCTCCATCACCAACAGCAGTGCACAGGGCGCCTCTGATAAGGTGTTCCAGTTGAATGCCGATGCTAACTTCAACGTCGATAACTTCAAGGCAAAAGATTTCGGTACCTTCGTTCGCACCAATGGCGGCCAGCAGGGTAACTGGAACCTCAACCTGAGCAACATTGATGCGCAGAACGGCAAGTTCTCGTTTGTGAAAAGCGACAGTGAAGGGCTGAACGTGAAGGTCAACAACGCCAACCTGGATAACGTCAACAATCACTACAAAGTCCCCAAATCCACCAACCTGCAAGTAAGCTGA
- a CDS encoding SDR family oxidoreductase: MSSGQRALIIGASRGLGLGIATALHQQGWAVTATRRSPSAATDNLPARWLALDINDAAQRTAFCQTLAQDSFDLVLINAGVYGPERQDLTAVDPEQLIPLFLTNTLAPIALASALLPHLAPHATLAFMTSRLGSLTENASAELPFYAASKAALNMLTRGLSDAVSDHQVTLLSLHPGWVQTDLGGSSAPLTIESSVSGLLQQITRYQGKGGHHFVDYAGNLLAW, encoded by the coding sequence ATGAGTTCAGGACAACGCGCACTGATTATCGGCGCTTCTCGCGGGCTGGGATTAGGCATCGCCACCGCCCTGCATCAGCAGGGTTGGGCCGTCACCGCCACCCGGCGCTCGCCTTCCGCCGCCACCGATAACCTGCCGGCACGCTGGCTGGCGCTGGATATCAACGACGCCGCGCAGCGTACCGCATTTTGCCAGACGCTGGCGCAGGACAGTTTTGATCTGGTGCTGATTAATGCGGGCGTCTATGGCCCGGAGCGACAGGATCTAACCGCTGTCGACCCCGAGCAGCTAATTCCGTTGTTCCTGACCAACACGCTGGCGCCGATCGCGCTGGCGTCGGCACTGCTGCCGCATCTGGCGCCGCACGCCACGCTGGCGTTCATGACGTCACGGCTGGGCAGTCTGACAGAAAACGCCAGTGCGGAACTGCCCTTCTATGCCGCCAGCAAGGCGGCGCTGAACATGTTGACGCGCGGCCTGAGCGACGCCGTATCCGACCATCAGGTCACGCTGCTGTCCTTACACCCCGGCTGGGTGCAGACTGACCTCGGCGGCAGCAGCGCACCGCTGACGATAGAGAGCAGCGTCAGCGGCCTGCTGCAACAGATAACGCGTTATCAGGGCAAAGGCGGCCACCATTTTGTCGACTATGCCGGCAACCTACTGGCATGGTGA